From Deinococcus aquaticus, one genomic window encodes:
- a CDS encoding helix-turn-helix domain-containing protein: MKLHERLRELRSERGLRLKDVAEIAGISVPYLSDLERGRTNPSLETLQTLAGAYAITVHDLLEGVEFYGASTEGALPKGLADLVADPTLGPQITPDWVRTLSRIELRGKRPRDKQDWYEIYLHLKRILN, encoded by the coding sequence ATGAAACTGCACGAAAGACTCCGCGAACTGCGCAGCGAACGCGGGCTGCGGCTCAAGGACGTCGCCGAGATAGCCGGGATCAGCGTCCCCTACCTCAGCGACCTTGAACGTGGCCGCACCAACCCCAGCCTGGAAACCCTCCAGACCCTGGCCGGCGCGTACGCCATCACCGTTCACGACCTGCTCGAGGGCGTCGAATTCTACGGCGCATCCACCGAGGGCGCCCTGCCCAAGGGGCTCGCCGACCTCGTCGCCGACCCTACCCTGGGACCGCAGATCACGCCCGACTGGGTCCGCACCCTGTCCCGCATCGAACTGCGTGGCAAGCGCCCCCGCGACAAGCAGGACTGGTACGAGATCTACCTGCACCTCAAACGCATCCTGAACTGA
- a CDS encoding carboxypeptidase M32 — translation MTTPDQTATEATPAHPTMQALQRRLGQVSDLNAAASLLSWEQETFMPEEAAPVRGQQLATLAGLSHELFTAPETGDLLTAAQPQGETDRAVVRVARRDHAKATRLPTAFVEEQTRAQNEAHHAWIEARSRSDFGTFAPHLERMMDLARRQADLMGFDEHPYDALIDDYEPGMRASQVRAVFADLRDRTLPLLERIRAAGDAADYNVLTRPFPPQAQKDFAWRVAGEAFGLQGSFARQDESAHPFQSNFSRSDIRITTRVEPYWPACLFGTWHETGHAMYERGVSQRWARTPVSAGASLGVHESQSRMFENLLARSLPFWERYFPQLQQAAPAVTDGLDAGALYCAVNRVNPSLIRVEADEVTYNFHVMLRFELELALLEGSLAVRDLPDAWNEKMQAYLGLTPPDDARGVLQDIHWSAGLIGYFPTYTLGNLLSVQLLEAAQRDPAVAQGVAAAEYGPLRAWLVEHVHQHGRSLTPAELTVQATGQALTADPYVAYLHRKYGEIYRLD, via the coding sequence ATGACCACGCCCGACCAGACGGCCACCGAAGCGACCCCGGCCCACCCGACCATGCAGGCCCTCCAGCGCCGCCTGGGGCAGGTCAGTGACCTGAACGCCGCCGCCAGCCTGCTCTCCTGGGAGCAGGAGACCTTCATGCCCGAGGAGGCCGCCCCGGTGCGGGGGCAGCAACTGGCCACGCTGGCCGGCCTGTCGCACGAACTGTTCACCGCCCCGGAGACCGGCGACCTGCTGACCGCCGCGCAGCCACAGGGCGAGACGGACCGGGCTGTGGTGCGCGTCGCCCGCCGCGACCACGCCAAGGCCACCCGCCTGCCCACCGCGTTCGTGGAGGAGCAGACCCGCGCCCAGAACGAGGCGCACCACGCCTGGATCGAGGCCCGCAGCCGCAGCGATTTCGGGACGTTCGCGCCGCATCTGGAACGCATGATGGACCTCGCGCGCCGTCAGGCGGACCTGATGGGTTTCGACGAGCACCCCTACGACGCCCTGATCGACGATTATGAGCCGGGCATGCGCGCCTCGCAGGTGCGGGCTGTGTTCGCGGACCTGCGCGACCGCACGCTGCCGCTGCTGGAGCGAATCCGCGCTGCCGGGGACGCCGCCGATTACAACGTACTGACCCGCCCGTTCCCCCCGCAGGCGCAGAAGGACTTCGCGTGGCGCGTGGCGGGCGAGGCTTTCGGGTTGCAGGGCAGTTTCGCGCGGCAAGACGAGAGCGCGCACCCGTTCCAGTCGAACTTCAGCCGCAGTGACATCCGCATCACGACCCGCGTGGAGCCGTACTGGCCCGCCTGCCTGTTCGGCACGTGGCACGAGACCGGGCACGCCATGTACGAGCGTGGCGTGTCGCAGCGCTGGGCGCGCACGCCGGTCTCGGCCGGGGCGAGCCTGGGCGTGCACGAGAGCCAGTCGCGGATGTTCGAGAACCTGCTGGCCCGCAGCCTCCCGTTCTGGGAGCGGTACTTCCCGCAGCTTCAGCAGGCCGCGCCCGCCGTGACCGACGGCCTGGACGCCGGGGCGCTGTACTGCGCCGTGAACCGCGTGAACCCCAGCCTGATCCGCGTGGAGGCCGACGAGGTCACGTACAACTTCCACGTCATGCTGCGCTTCGAGCTGGAACTGGCGCTGCTGGAAGGCAGTCTGGCCGTGCGGGACCTGCCGGACGCCTGGAACGAGAAGATGCAGGCGTACCTGGGCCTGACCCCGCCAGACGATGCGCGCGGCGTGTTGCAGGACATTCACTGGTCGGCCGGTCTGATCGGGTACTTCCCGACGTATACGCTGGGGAACCTGCTGAGCGTGCAACTGCTGGAGGCCGCGCAGCGCGACCCTGCCGTGGCGCAGGGCGTGGCCGCCGCCGAGTACGGCCCGCTGCGCGCGTGGCTGGTCGAGCATGTGCACCAGCACGGGCGCAGCCTGACACCCGCCGAACTGACCGTGCAGGCCACCGGACAGGCCCTGACGGCTGACCCGTACGTGGCGTACCTGCACCGCAAGTACGGCGAGATCTACCGCCTGGACTGA
- a CDS encoding bifunctional folylpolyglutamate synthase/dihydrofolate synthase, producing the protein MGRQEAWQAELDWLFARQRFGVHPGLGRVQALLARLGTPQASFRTVLVGGTNGKGSTAATLAAMLRAGGVRAGLFTSPHLTRFTERFVVDGQELPEDVVAAALARVRPEAEAVEASFFEIVTALGALLFAEAGVQVAVMEVGLGGRLDSTNALDPVLSVVTNVALDHTEFLGDTLEAIAAEKAGILRAGRPAVVGVAPQVQSIFAAQGADLWRLDDHLLGTRLLGWEGVQVTLRSPDGPVTLHTPLLGAHGARNAALAALAALRLGLPAEAVTRGAASVQWPGRLEVIAWQGGRVLLDGAHNPAGARALAAALRELGVGPLPLVFGAAGDKDISGVASALRSCASEVILTRAALSPRAADPQALASLFAGLPVTVTDSPVAALAVLAARHAPLALVCGSLYLLGEVRPLLLGEAGASRERWQ; encoded by the coding sequence ATGGGCCGGCAGGAAGCGTGGCAGGCGGAGCTTGACTGGCTGTTCGCCCGGCAGCGGTTCGGGGTGCACCCGGGGTTGGGGCGGGTGCAGGCGCTGCTGGCGCGGCTGGGTACTCCACAGGCGTCGTTCCGGACGGTGCTGGTGGGCGGCACGAACGGGAAGGGGTCCACGGCGGCCACGCTGGCGGCCATGCTGCGGGCTGGGGGGGTACGGGCGGGCCTGTTTACCAGTCCGCACCTGACACGGTTCACGGAGCGGTTCGTGGTGGACGGTCAGGAACTGCCGGAAGACGTGGTCGCGGCGGCGCTGGCCCGCGTGCGCCCGGAGGCTGAGGCGGTCGAGGCTTCGTTCTTCGAGATCGTGACGGCCCTGGGGGCGCTGTTGTTTGCAGAGGCGGGCGTGCAGGTGGCCGTGATGGAGGTGGGGCTGGGCGGCCGCCTGGACTCCACGAACGCCCTGGACCCGGTGCTGAGTGTCGTGACCAACGTGGCGCTAGATCACACGGAGTTCCTGGGAGACACGCTGGAGGCCATTGCCGCCGAGAAGGCGGGGATTCTGCGAGCGGGCCGGCCGGCGGTGGTGGGGGTCGCGCCGCAGGTGCAGTCCATCTTCGCCGCGCAGGGCGCGGACCTGTGGAGGCTGGACGATCACCTGCTCGGCACCCGCCTGCTGGGCTGGGAGGGGGTCCAGGTGACGCTGCGCAGCCCCGACGGGCCCGTGACCCTGCACACGCCCCTGCTGGGCGCTCACGGGGCCCGTAACGCGGCCCTGGCAGCCCTGGCCGCCCTGCGGCTGGGCCTGCCCGCAGAGGCCGTGACGCGCGGGGCGGCCTCCGTGCAGTGGCCGGGGCGGCTGGAGGTCATTGCCTGGCAGGGTGGGCGGGTCCTGCTGGACGGCGCGCACAACCCGGCCGGCGCGCGGGCACTGGCTGCCGCGCTGAGGGAACTGGGCGTCGGCCCGCTGCCGCTGGTGTTCGGCGCGGCCGGCGACAAGGACATCAGTGGGGTCGCCTCGGCACTGCGCTCCTGCGCGTCAGAGGTGATCCTGACCCGCGCGGCCCTGAGTCCACGGGCGGCCGATCCGCAGGCACTGGCCTCGCTGTTCGCGGGGCTGCCGGTGACGGTCACGGACTCCCCGGTGGCGGCGCTGGCGGTCCTGGCTGCCCGGCACGCGCCGCTGGCACTGGTATGCGGCAGCCTGTACCTGCTGGGCGAGGTGCGGCCCCTGCTGCTGGGCGAGGCCGGCGCGTCCCGCGAACGCTGGCAGTAA
- a CDS encoding manganese-dependent inorganic pyrophosphatase: MLAVFGHLNPDTDAITAALVYARLLARQGVDAQAFRLGELNFETAFVLREAGVDAPALLPALEAGAAVALVDHNESAQSVPNLVELNVTRVVDHHKLGDLSTAQPPYLRFEPVGCTGTILLRLHREAGLSVEALDARLMLSAILSDTLHFRSPTTTREDRDAVAFLAPVAGVEDVEAYALAMFAAKSDLGNTPAETLLRMDYKVFPFGDVVAPQQWGIGVIETTNPAYVFGRQAELLAAMADVKAADGLAGVLLSVVDILNETNRTLVLGAAEAQVLSGAFGVSVDGPVADLGARISRKKQIVPVLEGFFAPQA; this comes from the coding sequence ATGCTTGCTGTTTTTGGTCACCTGAATCCGGATACCGATGCCATCACGGCCGCGCTGGTGTACGCGCGTCTGCTTGCCCGTCAGGGGGTGGACGCGCAGGCGTTCCGTCTGGGCGAACTGAATTTCGAGACGGCGTTCGTGTTGCGTGAGGCGGGCGTGGACGCCCCAGCGTTGCTGCCGGCGCTGGAGGCGGGCGCGGCGGTGGCGCTGGTGGATCACAACGAGAGTGCGCAGTCCGTGCCGAACCTTGTGGAGTTGAACGTGACGCGCGTGGTGGATCACCACAAGCTGGGCGACCTGAGTACCGCGCAGCCCCCCTACCTGCGCTTCGAGCCAGTGGGGTGCACGGGCACGATCCTGCTGAGGCTGCACCGCGAGGCGGGCCTGAGCGTGGAGGCCCTGGACGCCCGGTTGATGCTGAGCGCAATTCTGAGTGACACGCTACATTTCCGCAGTCCCACAACCACGCGGGAGGACCGTGACGCGGTGGCGTTCCTGGCTCCGGTGGCAGGTGTGGAGGACGTGGAGGCGTACGCGCTGGCCATGTTCGCGGCCAAGAGCGATCTGGGCAACACGCCGGCCGAGACGCTGCTGCGCATGGATTACAAGGTGTTCCCGTTCGGTGACGTGGTCGCGCCGCAGCAGTGGGGGATCGGTGTGATCGAGACGACGAACCCGGCGTATGTGTTCGGTCGTCAGGCCGAGCTGCTGGCGGCCATGGCGGACGTGAAGGCGGCCGACGGACTGGCGGGCGTGCTGCTGAGCGTGGTGGATATCCTGAACGAGACGAACCGCACGCTGGTACTGGGGGCTGCCGAGGCGCAGGTCCTGTCGGGTGCATTTGGGGTGAGCGTGGACGGTCCGGTCGCGGATCTGGGGGCGCGGATCAGTCGCAAGAAGCAGATCGTGCCGGTGCTGGAAGGGTTCTTCGCGCCCCAGGCGTAA
- a CDS encoding S-layer homology domain-containing protein produces MKKSLLVLTAALSFGVAAAQTAAPASAPQVPALTDVPAGHWAKDAIDKLVSTGIILGYPDGTFRGTQNLTRYEAAVIIARLLDQVKSGEVNPSTMDPETLTALQNAIQELAADLAALGVRVSDLEENAVSRDDFARLEERVEAIALQNGDPEALAGLTSQIDELTARADDYDTLRADVDDNASSIAALNDLTVLLNQDILNLQDRVSAVEAAQADLVARADYDNLAGRVGVVETKVTSIDNRVTQLEKYAFSIKPSLSATYNVARADRNMDLDRLIPGTVFSTGTDDNTDTTDTAVDWADLTGSDVKVVNDKANFYGFSGAGNTPTNAVSREGATSISFSIDFNNGGGKIDTSKSAVRGAYVPGPGGLNVNSVDVTFGITAGLPSSDYISAGSYANYPDVVDTDSGITYRPLFFYFKNATAKFTVGNAPITVTFGKSLKFKFADYIGDNDKTARGDGYIVNVDGSTLPVIGAFKPMITGVYGSKGGANSDYQYYRGIRAEITPVGTLKAGLNYMQEGLDQTGYKVTAGLAAAPAPVGGNSITTVADVTAYGADLHGQVAGWQLDSEYAQSRRNTSTFAAGTGSVTPTIDTQNAFYAKTSGTLGPVKVYTLNYRSVSAGYDKVSGVMEANPKDTDNGSTAPYSANQTGFGVKVGTTLGPVSLAGYQDNKVAYGKNPLDTAREPSGVVDRGITAKVNLLNLITVRGGYYEYMANPLGLAGVRYGVRGDVTPGLGFSVGAYYRDLTINGTKKQNDLLADDSSLFAKGKYNSYFALANNDLLDQSGCADLHPGISDRDTDGVGTALTFSQNSFTDKKCYSEYGVEIAHSGKDANALVKNLDLRLGYAGRYREATKSYSNTFTYGDAVYSTKLGIADVNVKAAFSNDSYDLTKENATTFNSTAVAAGLGVKTDALNVAFKPSFEGQIGYYSRSHDYNGTASDYDSNAVRYLAGVKLNEFLLPNTKLAVYYAGYQGKNRGYTPFTGSIDAGTDVAGYFSDANNGGQTVSQDLLYVEGNYYDLSFGYGVGNLRLKEANGAAVTGVNDARGQVFKISYKVSF; encoded by the coding sequence ATGAAGAAAAGCCTGCTCGTTCTCACCGCTGCGCTGTCCTTTGGCGTTGCCGCTGCACAGACTGCGGCTCCTGCCAGCGCGCCCCAGGTCCCTGCACTGACCGACGTTCCCGCCGGTCACTGGGCCAAAGACGCCATCGACAAGCTGGTCAGCACCGGCATCATCCTGGGCTACCCCGACGGCACCTTCCGCGGCACCCAGAACCTGACCCGCTACGAAGCGGCCGTCATCATCGCCCGCCTGCTCGACCAGGTGAAGAGCGGCGAAGTCAACCCCAGCACCATGGACCCCGAGACCCTGACCGCGCTCCAGAACGCGATTCAGGAACTCGCCGCCGACCTCGCCGCCCTGGGCGTGCGCGTCAGCGACCTCGAAGAGAACGCCGTCAGCCGCGACGACTTCGCCCGCCTCGAAGAGCGCGTCGAAGCCATCGCCCTCCAGAACGGTGACCCCGAAGCCCTCGCCGGCCTCACCAGCCAGATCGACGAGCTGACCGCCCGCGCCGACGACTACGACACCCTGCGTGCCGACGTCGACGACAACGCCAGCAGCATCGCCGCCCTGAACGACCTGACTGTCCTCCTGAACCAGGACATCCTGAACCTCCAGGACCGCGTCAGCGCCGTCGAAGCCGCCCAGGCCGACCTCGTCGCCCGCGCCGACTACGACAACCTCGCCGGCCGCGTCGGCGTCGTCGAGACCAAAGTCACCAGCATCGACAACCGCGTCACCCAGCTCGAGAAGTACGCCTTCAGCATCAAGCCCAGCCTGAGCGCCACCTACAACGTGGCCCGCGCTGACCGCAACATGGACCTGGATCGCCTGATCCCCGGCACCGTGTTCAGCACCGGCACCGACGACAACACCGACACCACCGACACGGCTGTCGATTGGGCTGACCTGACGGGAAGCGATGTCAAAGTCGTGAACGACAAGGCGAACTTCTACGGTTTCAGCGGTGCGGGTAACACTCCCACCAACGCTGTCAGCCGCGAAGGTGCCACTAGCATCTCCTTCAGCATCGACTTCAACAACGGTGGCGGCAAGATCGACACCTCCAAGAGCGCCGTCCGTGGCGCCTACGTTCCCGGACCTGGCGGTCTGAACGTCAACAGCGTTGATGTCACCTTCGGCATCACTGCCGGTCTGCCCAGCTCCGATTACATCAGTGCTGGCTCTTACGCCAACTACCCGGATGTCGTGGACACCGACAGTGGCATCACCTACCGCCCCCTGTTCTTTTACTTCAAGAACGCCACCGCCAAGTTCACCGTGGGCAACGCTCCCATCACCGTGACCTTCGGCAAGAGCCTGAAGTTCAAATTCGCTGACTACATCGGCGACAACGACAAGACCGCCCGCGGCGACGGCTACATCGTGAACGTCGACGGCAGCACCCTGCCCGTTATCGGTGCCTTCAAGCCCATGATCACCGGCGTGTACGGCAGCAAGGGCGGCGCCAACAGCGATTATCAGTACTACCGCGGTATCCGCGCGGAAATCACGCCCGTGGGCACCCTGAAGGCTGGCCTGAACTACATGCAGGAAGGCCTCGACCAGACCGGTTACAAGGTCACTGCTGGTCTCGCTGCTGCCCCCGCTCCTGTTGGCGGTAACAGCATTACGACGGTTGCCGACGTCACCGCCTACGGCGCTGATCTGCACGGTCAGGTCGCCGGCTGGCAGCTCGACAGCGAGTATGCTCAGAGCCGCCGCAACACCAGCACCTTTGCTGCTGGTACGGGTAGCGTGACCCCCACGATCGACACCCAGAACGCCTTCTACGCCAAGACCAGCGGTACGCTGGGCCCGGTGAAGGTGTACACCCTGAACTACCGCAGCGTCAGCGCCGGCTACGACAAGGTGTCGGGTGTCATGGAAGCCAACCCCAAAGACACCGACAACGGCAGCACCGCTCCTTACAGCGCCAACCAGACCGGTTTCGGCGTGAAGGTCGGTACCACCCTGGGTCCCGTGTCCCTGGCTGGCTATCAGGACAACAAAGTCGCTTACGGCAAGAACCCCCTGGACACTGCCCGGGAGCCCAGTGGCGTTGTGGACCGTGGCATCACCGCCAAGGTCAACCTGCTGAACCTGATCACGGTGCGTGGTGGCTACTACGAGTACATGGCTAACCCACTGGGTCTGGCTGGCGTGCGCTACGGCGTGCGTGGCGACGTGACCCCGGGCCTGGGCTTCAGCGTCGGCGCTTACTACCGCGACCTGACCATCAATGGCACCAAGAAGCAGAACGACCTGCTGGCCGACGACAGCAGCCTGTTCGCTAAGGGTAAGTACAACAGCTACTTCGCCCTGGCCAACAACGATCTGCTCGACCAGAGCGGCTGCGCCGACCTGCACCCCGGCATCAGCGACCGTGACACCGACGGCGTCGGCACTGCCCTGACCTTCAGCCAGAACAGCTTCACCGACAAGAAGTGCTACAGCGAGTACGGCGTGGAAATCGCGCACAGCGGCAAGGACGCCAACGCCCTGGTCAAGAACCTTGACCTGCGCCTCGGCTACGCCGGTCGCTACCGTGAAGCCACCAAGAGCTACAGCAACACCTTCACCTACGGTGACGCTGTGTACTCCACCAAGCTCGGCATTGCCGACGTCAACGTCAAGGCTGCTTTCTCCAACGACAGCTACGACCTGACCAAGGAAAACGCCACCACCTTCAACAGCACGGCCGTCGCCGCTGGCCTGGGTGTCAAGACCGACGCGCTGAACGTCGCCTTCAAGCCCAGCTTCGAAGGGCAGATCGGCTACTACAGCCGCAGCCACGACTACAACGGCACCGCTTCGGACTACGACTCCAACGCTGTGCGTTACCTCGCGGGCGTCAAGCTCAACGAGTTCCTGCTCCCCAACACCAAGCTGGCCGTGTACTACGCTGGCTACCAGGGCAAGAACCGCGGCTACACCCCCTTCACGGGCAGTATTGACGCGGGTACCGACGTCGCCGGCTACTTCTCTGATGCTAACAACGGTGGTCAGACCGTCAGCCAGGACCTGCTGTACGTGGAAGGCAACTACTACGACCTGAGCTTCGGCTACGGCGTGGGCAACCTGCGCCTGAAGGAAGCCAACGGCGCCGCCGTGACCGGCGTGAACGACGCCCGTGGCCAGGTCTTCAAGATCAGCTACAAAGTCAGCTTCTAA
- the tgt gene encoding tRNA guanosine(34) transglycosylase Tgt, with protein MFEFDVQHRDGRARVAQFHTPRGVVTTPMFMPVGTQGTVKGISPQELLQIGSQMILGNTYHLMLRPGEALVEAHGGLPGFTAYPGPFLTDSGGFQVMSLGHMRKITEEGVTFKSHLDGSLVKLTPERSIEVQQALGADVIMAFDECPPYPAEREYIQRSLERTERWLGRSLSAKTNDHQALFAIVQGGVHEDLRRQSLDLTLPYNTPGFAIGGLAVGEPKDQMYPAVAFTAEQLPEHKPRYLMGVGHPEDLVAGIALGVDMFDCVYPTRTGRFGYALTDDGRLNMNSSPPRRQLVPMDADCDCYACQHYTRAYLAHLVKAEEMLAPRMLSLHNLRYLHRLVERARAAIERGEYHVWASAWAERYFKGQIPAWFQQAIDTGQSGV; from the coding sequence ATGTTCGAGTTCGACGTTCAGCACCGTGATGGGCGCGCACGTGTAGCCCAGTTTCATACGCCGCGCGGCGTGGTCACCACTCCCATGTTCATGCCTGTCGGGACCCAGGGAACCGTCAAGGGCATCAGCCCACAGGAACTCCTGCAGATCGGGTCGCAGATGATCCTGGGCAATACCTACCATCTGATGCTCCGGCCCGGTGAAGCCCTCGTGGAGGCGCATGGTGGCCTTCCAGGCTTCACGGCCTATCCTGGGCCCTTCCTGACCGATTCAGGGGGCTTTCAGGTGATGAGCCTGGGACACATGCGCAAGATCACTGAAGAGGGCGTCACCTTCAAAAGCCACCTGGACGGCAGTCTGGTCAAACTGACACCTGAACGCAGCATCGAGGTGCAGCAGGCACTCGGAGCGGACGTCATCATGGCGTTCGACGAGTGCCCCCCATACCCGGCCGAGCGGGAGTACATCCAGCGGAGTCTGGAACGCACGGAGCGCTGGCTGGGGCGTAGCCTCAGTGCCAAGACCAACGACCATCAGGCGCTGTTCGCAATCGTGCAGGGAGGCGTCCACGAGGACCTGCGCCGTCAGAGCCTGGACCTGACACTGCCTTACAACACGCCGGGATTTGCCATTGGTGGGCTGGCGGTCGGTGAACCGAAGGATCAGATGTACCCGGCGGTCGCCTTCACGGCTGAGCAGTTGCCCGAGCATAAGCCCCGTTACCTGATGGGCGTGGGTCACCCCGAGGATCTGGTGGCTGGTATTGCGCTGGGCGTCGATATGTTCGACTGCGTGTACCCCACCCGCACCGGACGGTTCGGTTACGCCCTGACCGATGACGGGCGACTGAACATGAATTCCAGCCCCCCGCGCCGCCAGCTGGTCCCCATGGACGCCGACTGCGACTGCTACGCCTGCCAGCATTACACCCGCGCCTACCTCGCGCACCTGGTCAAAGCAGAGGAGATGCTCGCGCCGCGCATGCTGTCGCTGCACAACCTGCGGTACCTGCACCGGCTGGTCGAGCGGGCCCGAGCCGCCATCGAAAGAGGTGAGTACCACGTGTGGGCCTCGGCGTGGGCGGAACGCTACTTCAAGGGGCAGATCCCCGCCTGGTTCCAGCAGGCCATCGACACTGGGCAATCGGGCGTCTGA
- the moaD gene encoding molybdopterin converting factor subunit 1: MQLNVVFFARLKRETGVEHLSLEVAEGSDVRAVAELVEARFGISLRGCMVAVNESYASPDTVLSPGAEVAFLPPVAGGSGETPTETASAGPQVGDGPADDAQTHCEVTAVPLRLETADAFLVKPEYGAQAYFVGTVRSPNKGRTVEFIEYEGYAPMARRVMQGAADAAREQHGELRVYLQHRVGRLLPGEASILIGVASPHRRAALEACDFIIEHLKVHVPVWKHEADEDGQHWVDGQTAHETL; encoded by the coding sequence ATGCAGCTGAATGTGGTGTTTTTTGCCCGCCTGAAGCGGGAAACCGGCGTCGAGCACCTGAGCCTGGAGGTCGCTGAAGGCAGTGACGTCCGCGCCGTTGCAGAACTGGTCGAAGCGCGGTTCGGGATCAGTCTCCGGGGCTGCATGGTCGCCGTGAACGAGAGTTACGCCTCTCCCGACACCGTTCTGAGCCCCGGAGCGGAAGTGGCGTTCCTGCCTCCGGTGGCCGGCGGTTCCGGCGAAACGCCGACAGAGACAGCCTCAGCCGGCCCTCAAGTAGGCGACGGGCCAGCAGACGATGCGCAGACGCACTGTGAGGTCACCGCCGTCCCCCTGCGACTGGAGACAGCCGACGCCTTCCTGGTGAAACCCGAGTACGGCGCACAGGCGTACTTCGTGGGGACCGTCCGCAGTCCCAACAAGGGACGTACCGTGGAGTTCATTGAATACGAGGGGTACGCCCCCATGGCGCGCAGGGTCATGCAGGGGGCTGCCGACGCTGCCCGCGAGCAGCACGGCGAACTCCGCGTGTACCTTCAGCACCGGGTGGGTCGCCTGCTACCGGGCGAGGCCAGCATCCTGATCGGGGTGGCCAGCCCGCACCGCCGCGCCGCACTGGAAGCCTGCGATTTCATCATCGAGCACCTGAAAGTGCACGTGCCGGTCTGGAAACATGAGGCGGACGAGGACGGACAGCACTGGGTGGACGGGCAGACCGCGCACGAAACGCTGTAA
- a CDS encoding PrsW family intramembrane metalloprotease yields MTLSLLLSLLLSLLVSVAVTFAWLWFFVRRDRHPEPLWLLARTFAWGMFAWLIAAALEASLGRMLSSTVPLAVLTVVILTALIEEGFKFVAATTAITELAFDEPMDGLVYAVTAALGFALMENLTYTLGFGSGAGAWHSLLATLAHALFSAPQGYALGGLHWQRGRAWVVQGLLLSVVLHTVFNSLLGSGGGWGHLSALMGITAAMVLLASRYYRAFEAYARQSGPSAYFLQEQARSAQSRPRP; encoded by the coding sequence TTGACCCTCTCGCTGCTGCTGTCGCTGCTGCTGTCGCTGCTGGTGTCCGTGGCTGTCACGTTCGCGTGGTTGTGGTTCTTCGTGCGGCGCGACCGGCACCCGGAGCCGCTGTGGTTGCTGGCCCGCACCTTCGCGTGGGGCATGTTCGCGTGGCTGATCGCGGCGGCGCTGGAAGCCAGCCTGGGCCGCATGCTGTCGTCCACTGTGCCGCTGGCCGTCCTGACCGTGGTGATCCTGACCGCCCTGATCGAGGAGGGGTTCAAGTTCGTGGCCGCCACGACCGCCATCACGGAACTGGCCTTCGACGAACCGATGGACGGACTGGTGTACGCCGTGACGGCCGCGCTGGGCTTCGCACTCATGGAGAACCTGACCTACACCCTGGGCTTCGGCAGTGGGGCCGGCGCGTGGCATTCCCTGCTGGCGACCCTGGCGCACGCGCTGTTCAGCGCACCGCAGGGCTACGCGCTGGGTGGCCTGCACTGGCAGCGGGGCCGGGCCTGGGTGGTGCAGGGACTGCTGCTCAGCGTGGTGCTGCACACGGTCTTCAACAGTCTGCTGGGCAGCGGCGGCGGCTGGGGTCACCTCAGCGCCCTGATGGGCATTACCGCCGCGATGGTCCTGCTGGCCAGCCGCTACTACCGGGCTTTCGAGGCGTACGCCCGTCAGTCCGGACCGTCCGCCTACTTCCTGCAGGAGCAGGCCCGCAGCGCCCAGTCCCGCCCCCGACCGTAA
- the ruvC gene encoding crossover junction endodeoxyribonuclease RuvC: MIVLGIDPGLANLGLGLVEGDVRKARHLHHVCLTTESAWIMPRRLQYLHAEVSRLIAEYQPDAVAIEDQILRRQADVAFKVGQAFGVVQLACAQAGVPVHSYGPMQVKQSLVGTGRADKEQVIYMVKASLGIRELFNNHAADALALALTHLASASMQTRTAQARTAGLVRSR; this comes from the coding sequence GTGATCGTTCTTGGTATTGACCCCGGACTCGCCAACCTCGGCCTGGGGCTGGTGGAAGGAGATGTCCGCAAGGCCCGGCACCTGCACCACGTGTGCCTGACCACCGAGAGCGCCTGGATCATGCCGCGCCGCCTGCAGTACCTGCACGCCGAGGTCAGCCGCCTGATCGCGGAGTACCAGCCGGACGCGGTGGCCATCGAGGATCAGATTCTGCGCCGGCAGGCGGACGTGGCCTTCAAGGTCGGGCAGGCGTTCGGGGTGGTGCAGCTGGCCTGCGCGCAGGCGGGCGTGCCGGTCCACAGTTACGGCCCCATGCAGGTCAAGCAGTCGCTGGTCGGAACGGGCCGCGCCGACAAGGAGCAGGTGATCTACATGGTCAAGGCCAGCCTGGGCATCCGCGAACTGTTCAATAACCACGCCGCCGACGCCCTGGCCCTGGCCCTGACGCACCTGGCGAGTGCGTCCATGCAGACCCGCACGGCGCAGGCCCGCACTGCCGGACTCGTCCGGTCCCGCTGA